A single region of the Terriglobales bacterium genome encodes:
- the hemQ gene encoding hydrogen peroxide-dependent heme synthase, with amino-acid sequence MATKTGVRPAELPAAPLTMEGASVLHQMFRVRWAEWKRLPKGEREAATKEAAAWLAPLEKEGKSALFAMLGHKGDVMFTHFRDSFEGLKATELQMANLKLWDLLEPASSYLSVVELGLYDSSLKLYRQLAERGVEPHTPEWNKEVEETIARQSEAMKSRLWPKIPANRYVCFYPMNRLRGEDKNFYTLPIEERQKQMEAHGMVGRRYAGKVQQIITGSIGFDDWEWGVDLFGDDPLQFKKLIYEMRFDEVSAIYALFGQFFVGVRVPAEKLGELLAGTLPDK; translated from the coding sequence ATGGCTACCAAAACAGGAGTACGGCCGGCGGAGCTACCGGCAGCGCCGCTCACAATGGAGGGCGCGAGCGTCCTGCACCAGATGTTCCGGGTGCGCTGGGCGGAGTGGAAGCGGTTGCCGAAGGGCGAGCGTGAGGCCGCAACGAAGGAAGCCGCGGCGTGGCTGGCGCCGCTCGAGAAGGAAGGGAAGTCGGCGCTGTTCGCCATGCTGGGGCACAAGGGCGATGTGATGTTCACGCACTTCCGCGACTCGTTCGAGGGGCTGAAGGCGACCGAGCTCCAGATGGCGAACCTGAAGCTGTGGGACCTGCTGGAGCCGGCGAGCTCGTACCTGTCGGTCGTGGAGCTGGGGCTGTATGACTCGTCGCTGAAGCTCTACCGCCAGCTTGCCGAGCGCGGGGTGGAGCCGCACACGCCGGAGTGGAACAAAGAGGTCGAGGAGACGATCGCGCGGCAGAGCGAGGCGATGAAGTCGCGCTTGTGGCCGAAGATCCCCGCGAACCGTTACGTCTGCTTTTATCCCATGAACCGGTTGCGCGGCGAGGACAAGAACTTCTACACGCTGCCCATTGAGGAGCGGCAGAAGCAGATGGAAGCGCACGGGATGGTCGGGCGGCGCTACGCCGGCAAGGTGCAGCAGATCATCACCGGCTCGATCGGGTTCGATGACTGGGAGTGGGGGGTGGACCTGTTTGGCGACGACCCGCTGCAATTCAAGAAATTGATCTACGAGATGCGCTTCGACGAGGTCTCGGCGATTTACGCGCTGTTCGGGCAGTTCTTCGTGGGAGTGCGCGTGCCGGCGGAGAAGCTGGGCGAGCTGCTGGCCGGGACACTGCCGGACAAGTAG
- a CDS encoding DedA family protein yields the protein MIEKILAAIFVFIKWVIEATGYWGIVVLMGIESACIPLPSELIMPFAGYLVYEGKFNLFWVATAGAVGCNVGSVIAYEVGYYGGRPLVEKYGKYILLSRTELDWADRFFARWGHAAVFVGRLLPVIRTFIALPAGIARMPRLRFHVYTFLGSWPWCFALAYVGMKLGENWRAIGKYFHQFDIVIGAMIAAGVIWFVWSRWKHRVK from the coding sequence ATGATCGAGAAGATCCTCGCGGCGATATTCGTCTTCATCAAGTGGGTGATCGAGGCGACCGGCTATTGGGGCATCGTCGTCCTGATGGGCATCGAGTCGGCGTGCATCCCGCTGCCGAGCGAACTGATCATGCCGTTCGCGGGCTATCTGGTGTACGAGGGGAAGTTCAACCTGTTCTGGGTGGCGACGGCGGGCGCGGTCGGGTGCAATGTGGGGTCGGTGATCGCGTACGAGGTGGGGTACTACGGCGGGCGGCCGCTGGTGGAGAAGTACGGGAAGTACATCCTGCTCTCACGCACGGAGCTCGACTGGGCCGACCGGTTCTTCGCGCGCTGGGGCCACGCCGCGGTCTTCGTCGGGCGGCTGCTGCCGGTCATCCGGACGTTCATCGCGCTGCCGGCGGGCATCGCGCGGATGCCGCGGTTGCGCTTCCACGTCTACACCTTCCTAGGGTCATGGCCGTGGTGTTTCGCGCTGGCGTACGTCGGAATGAAGCTGGGCGAGAATTGGCGTGCGATCGGGAAATACTTCCACCAGTTCGACATCGTGATCGGCGCGATGATCGCCGCGGGCGTGATCTGGTTCGTGTGGTCGCGGTGGAAGCACCGTGTGAAGTAG
- a CDS encoding inositol-3-phosphate synthase, with product MALFRKEKTGNGGAIAPAKGKLGVMIPGMGAVATTFVAGVEAVRKGYAQPIGSLTQMGTIRLGKRTDGRSPLIKKFVPLCPLDNLVFTGWDIFSDDMYTAAKKAGVLETELLDKVKPFLSTIKPRKAVFDQRYVKKLDGTHVKKGKNKRDLAEQLRADIREFRKKSGADRLIMIWCGSTEIFLKPGEVHSSLAKFEKAMEKNDDAIAPSMLYAYAALSEGVPFANGAPNLTVDIPAMHELARENSAPICGKDFKTGQTMMKTVLAPAFKARMLGLAGWYSTNILGNRDGEVLDDPESFKTKEESKLGVLEHILQPEMYPELYGNIFHKVRINYYPPRGDNKEGWDNIDIFGWLGYPMQIKLDFLCRDSILAAPIVLDLVLFLDLAQRTAGLRGIGIQEWLSFYFKSPMTAPGLYPEHDLFIQLMKLKNTLRHLRGEELITHLGLEYYD from the coding sequence ATGGCACTCTTCCGCAAAGAAAAGACTGGTAACGGCGGCGCGATCGCGCCCGCCAAGGGCAAGCTGGGGGTGATGATCCCCGGCATGGGCGCGGTGGCGACAACGTTCGTGGCGGGCGTGGAGGCGGTGCGCAAGGGCTACGCGCAGCCCATCGGGTCGCTCACCCAGATGGGCACCATCCGGTTGGGGAAACGCACCGACGGCCGTTCGCCACTCATCAAGAAGTTCGTGCCGCTCTGCCCGCTCGACAACCTGGTGTTCACCGGTTGGGACATCTTCTCCGACGACATGTACACCGCGGCCAAGAAGGCCGGCGTGCTCGAGACCGAACTGCTCGACAAGGTGAAGCCGTTCCTTTCGACCATCAAGCCGCGGAAAGCGGTCTTCGACCAGCGCTACGTGAAGAAGCTGGACGGCACGCACGTCAAGAAGGGGAAGAACAAGCGCGACCTAGCGGAGCAGTTGCGCGCCGACATCCGTGAGTTCCGGAAGAAGAGCGGAGCCGACCGGTTGATCATGATCTGGTGCGGCTCGACCGAGATCTTCCTGAAGCCGGGGGAAGTGCACTCGTCGCTGGCGAAGTTCGAGAAGGCAATGGAGAAGAACGACGACGCCATTGCGCCCTCGATGCTCTACGCCTACGCGGCGCTCAGCGAGGGCGTGCCGTTCGCCAATGGGGCGCCGAACCTGACGGTCGACATCCCGGCGATGCATGAGCTGGCGCGGGAAAACTCGGCGCCTATCTGCGGCAAAGACTTCAAGACCGGGCAGACGATGATGAAGACGGTACTGGCGCCGGCGTTCAAGGCGCGCATGCTCGGGCTTGCGGGCTGGTACTCGACCAACATCCTCGGCAACCGCGACGGCGAGGTGCTCGACGATCCCGAGTCGTTCAAGACGAAGGAAGAATCGAAGCTGGGCGTGCTAGAGCACATCCTGCAGCCGGAGATGTACCCGGAGCTCTACGGCAACATCTTCCACAAGGTCCGGATCAACTACTATCCGCCGCGGGGCGACAACAAGGAAGGCTGGGACAACATCGACATCTTCGGGTGGCTGGGCTACCCGATGCAGATCAAGCTCGACTTCCTGTGCCGCGATTCGATCCTGGCGGCGCCCATCGTGCTCGACCTGGTGCTGTTCCTCGACCTGGCGCAGCGGACGGCCGGGCTCAGGGGCATCGGCATCCAGGAGTGGCTGAGTTTTTACTTCAAGTCGCCGATGACGGCGCCTGGGCTGTATCCCGAGCACGACCTATTCATCCAGCTGATGAAGCTGAAGAACACGCTGCGACACCTGCGCGGCGAGGAGCTCATCACCCACCTCGGGCTGGAATACTACGACTAG
- a CDS encoding GAF domain-containing protein, whose amino-acid sequence MTDVHPSVREIAVLQEATEMILSSVDVDTVLHQILLIVRNYFGIKNCAILMVEQPGGTHLYVRAQNGYDADDSTTRRLRIGKEGVTGWVAHSGIPLYVPDVTKEPRYVAGDVAIRSELALPLVVREEIIGVLDIESEKLDYFTDDMIGLLALFAGQAAVALENARLYSTERRRMRQIELINLIARSATAANEIDQFLITLSDLIYDTFEGTDVCILVREHDGKLGLRARAGSQEHDELDFSASERGGIIGQALSARSNVIHSATPAREDWPVSIPGAKSELCIPLVSFGETLGVILITHERAQFFTADDRAIAQAAADVCATAIKNVQLAEELRRVTSTDSLTGVFNQRYFHTVVAQEVTRAKRYGKGFALAMLDLRDFRQVNAALGFDEGDNVLRQAAQAIKGQVRSIDTLCRYAGDRFALVMPETEKDRALAVIAKVEAAIAAIQYRDGQATRQVSSASATVHYPHDGSTELELIRLLLARVATAKAASSAAKA is encoded by the coding sequence TTGACCGACGTCCATCCCAGCGTGCGCGAGATCGCCGTCCTGCAGGAAGCGACGGAGATGATCTTGTCCAGCGTGGATGTCGATACCGTCCTGCACCAGATCCTCCTCATCGTCCGCAACTACTTCGGCATCAAGAACTGCGCCATCCTGATGGTCGAGCAGCCCGGCGGCACGCACCTCTACGTCCGCGCCCAGAACGGTTACGACGCCGACGACTCCACCACGCGCCGCCTGCGCATCGGCAAGGAAGGCGTGACCGGCTGGGTCGCGCACAGCGGCATTCCGCTTTACGTGCCTGACGTGACGAAGGAACCGCGCTACGTCGCCGGCGACGTCGCCATCCGCAGCGAGCTCGCCCTGCCACTCGTCGTCCGCGAAGAGATCATCGGGGTCCTCGACATCGAGAGCGAGAAGCTCGATTACTTCACCGACGACATGATCGGACTGCTGGCTCTGTTCGCCGGTCAGGCCGCGGTCGCGCTGGAAAATGCACGCCTCTATTCCACCGAGCGGCGCCGCATGCGGCAGATCGAGCTCATCAACCTTATCGCGCGCTCCGCCACCGCCGCCAACGAGATCGATCAGTTCCTCATCACGCTGTCCGACCTGATCTACGACACGTTCGAGGGTACCGATGTCTGCATCCTGGTCCGCGAACACGATGGCAAGCTCGGCTTGCGCGCGCGCGCCGGCTCACAGGAGCACGACGAACTCGACTTTTCCGCTTCCGAGCGCGGCGGCATCATCGGCCAGGCCCTCTCCGCCCGCAGCAACGTCATTCACTCCGCGACGCCCGCGCGAGAAGATTGGCCCGTATCCATCCCCGGCGCGAAGTCGGAACTGTGCATCCCCCTGGTGAGCTTCGGCGAGACCCTGGGCGTCATCCTCATCACCCACGAGCGGGCCCAGTTCTTCACCGCCGACGATCGTGCCATCGCCCAGGCTGCGGCAGACGTCTGTGCCACCGCCATCAAGAACGTGCAACTCGCAGAGGAGCTTCGCCGCGTCACCTCCACCGATTCATTGACTGGCGTGTTCAACCAGCGCTACTTCCACACCGTGGTGGCGCAGGAGGTCACGCGCGCCAAGCGCTACGGCAAGGGCTTCGCCCTGGCGATGCTCGATCTGCGCGACTTTCGCCAGGTCAATGCCGCGCTCGGATTCGACGAAGGTGACAACGTGCTGCGCCAGGCCGCGCAGGCCATCAAGGGGCAGGTGCGAAGCATCGATACCCTCTGCCGGTACGCCGGCGACCGCTTCGCTCTTGTGATGCCCGAGACCGAGAAGGATCGCGCCCTCGCCGTCATCGCCAAGGTCGAAGCCGCCATCGCTGCCATCCAGTATCGCGACGGCCAGGCCACGCGCCAGGTCTCGTCCGCTTCCGCCACCGTCCACTACCCCCATGACGGCTCCACCGAGCTCGAGCTCATCCGCCTCTTGCTGGCTCGCGTCGCGACCGCCAAGGCGGCGTCCTCCGCCGCCAAAGCCTAA
- a CDS encoding aminotransferase class V-fold PLP-dependent enzyme, which translates to MLDRRSFLRAATGGAAATVLSPALLEALTTPPPPLPPEPLYQQDEEAYWAQVRQQFLIPPDEVYLNNGTVGSSPRPVLKAIFDGYEATEKMDQADPEDYPIWGYGPWNEFRDPLAEFVGCHRDELALVRNSTEANSYIANGIDMKPGDEVLMTDQEHPSGQHPWNLRAKRYGVVVKKFDLPKPPKSAADILNRLNDALTPRTRVLFVSHITTVTGVVLPVKEMCALARAKGILSALDGAHVPGMMKLSIRDLGCDMYAASPHKWLQAPKGSGFLYVRDEVQDRLWNTIATEGWDDPTLKAERFQRIGSSNVPSLWGLRAALQYAKNLGIERIERRHRKMADYILAEMVRRGAESWTSPDPALRCAIATVNVPPIQRMDLENWLWKNRRIRIRGGEPSKLRLSTPYYLLKAEIDRFLAAFDEYKKLKGL; encoded by the coding sequence GTGCTCGACCGCCGTTCCTTCCTTCGTGCCGCTACCGGCGGCGCTGCCGCCACCGTGCTTTCCCCCGCCCTGCTCGAGGCACTCACCACGCCTCCGCCACCTCTGCCGCCAGAGCCGCTTTACCAGCAGGACGAAGAAGCCTACTGGGCCCAGGTCCGCCAGCAGTTCCTCATCCCGCCTGACGAGGTCTACCTCAACAACGGCACGGTCGGCTCTTCGCCGCGCCCGGTGCTGAAGGCGATCTTCGATGGCTATGAGGCTACCGAGAAGATGGACCAGGCCGACCCCGAGGATTACCCCATCTGGGGGTACGGGCCATGGAACGAGTTCCGCGACCCGCTCGCCGAATTCGTCGGCTGCCACCGCGACGAGCTCGCGCTCGTGCGCAACTCCACCGAAGCCAACAGCTACATCGCCAACGGCATAGACATGAAGCCCGGCGATGAGGTCCTGATGACCGACCAGGAGCATCCCTCCGGCCAGCATCCCTGGAACCTGCGCGCCAAGCGCTACGGCGTCGTGGTGAAGAAGTTCGATCTGCCCAAGCCGCCCAAGTCCGCCGCCGACATCCTCAACCGCCTCAATGACGCGCTCACCCCGCGTACCCGTGTCCTGTTCGTCAGCCACATCACGACCGTTACCGGCGTCGTCCTGCCGGTCAAGGAGATGTGCGCCCTGGCTCGCGCCAAGGGCATCCTCTCCGCCCTCGACGGCGCCCACGTCCCCGGCATGATGAAGCTCAGCATCCGCGATCTCGGCTGCGACATGTACGCCGCCAGCCCCCATAAGTGGCTGCAGGCTCCCAAAGGTTCCGGATTTCTTTACGTCCGCGATGAGGTCCAGGACCGCCTCTGGAACACCATCGCCACGGAAGGCTGGGACGATCCCACACTCAAGGCCGAGCGCTTCCAGCGCATCGGCTCCTCGAACGTCCCCTCACTCTGGGGACTGCGCGCCGCGCTCCAGTACGCGAAGAATCTTGGCATCGAGCGCATCGAGCGCCGCCACCGCAAGATGGCGGATTACATCCTCGCGGAGATGGTCCGGCGCGGCGCCGAATCCTGGACCTCGCCCGACCCCGCTCTGCGGTGCGCCATTGCGACCGTGAATGTGCCGCCCATCCAGCGCATGGACCTCGAGAACTGGCTCTGGAAGAATCGTCGGATACGCATCCGCGGCGGCGAGCCTTCCAAGCTTCGCCTCTCCACGCCCTATTACCTCTTGAAGGCGGAGATTGACCGCTTCCTCGCCGCCTTCGACGAGTACAAGAAGCTGAAAGGCCTGTAG
- a CDS encoding prolyl oligopeptidase family serine peptidase, with translation MSTVLFAQQAGVVTDPKQITSQRKDRVQSFDLEKLYLTRNIGGSAWSPDGKLVAFVTNISGRNNLWLVPATGGWPTQLTVSNQRQTSPVFSPDGKHIAFMSDYDGDEQWDIFLVSTENGDVTNLTSSRLVSEEEPAWSPDGKWLAYIVKPKETPNYEIDLFDMATRQAKHLTSNTPKELSNFGVLWSRDSKHIVFSQSHVTGKDSNVFLLDVATGERTLLTPHQNERKHVASDWSPDGKWVLLTSDAGNGYDNVGLLEVATRKLEWLTQDKWEISSASFSPDGKLATWTANIDGNQEIFTYDLATKKASALPLPKGVNSLGGAESPFTRDGSHLLYRHNGAAAPVDLWISDVASGRSTQLTNSFVAGIRGDDMVEPYLVHYPSKDGKWQLSAFVYVPYNLKAGDKTAAIVYVHGGPTAQTMNSFNRSIQYLVNQGYLVIAPNYRGSTGYGKEFQDANRFDMGGGDLADNVAAAEWVLQTGLVDPKKIVIMG, from the coding sequence ATGTCCACAGTCCTTTTCGCCCAACAGGCCGGCGTCGTTACCGACCCGAAACAGATCACCAGCCAGAGGAAAGACCGCGTCCAGTCTTTCGACCTGGAGAAGCTCTACCTCACGCGCAACATCGGCGGCTCGGCCTGGTCGCCCGACGGCAAGCTGGTCGCCTTCGTCACCAACATCAGCGGCCGCAACAACCTCTGGCTCGTCCCTGCGACCGGCGGCTGGCCCACGCAGCTCACCGTCAGCAACCAGCGCCAGACCTCGCCGGTGTTTTCGCCCGACGGCAAGCACATCGCCTTCATGTCCGACTACGACGGCGACGAGCAGTGGGACATCTTCCTTGTCTCCACCGAGAACGGCGACGTGACCAACCTGACCAGCTCGCGCCTCGTCTCGGAAGAAGAGCCGGCGTGGTCGCCCGACGGCAAGTGGCTCGCCTACATCGTGAAGCCTAAGGAAACGCCCAACTACGAGATCGACCTGTTCGACATGGCCACTCGTCAGGCGAAGCACCTCACCAGCAACACGCCGAAGGAGCTCAGCAACTTCGGCGTCCTGTGGTCGCGGGATAGCAAGCACATCGTCTTCTCGCAGTCGCACGTCACCGGCAAGGACTCGAACGTCTTCCTGCTCGATGTCGCGACCGGCGAGCGCACGCTGCTCACGCCCCACCAGAACGAGCGTAAGCACGTCGCCAGCGATTGGTCGCCCGACGGCAAGTGGGTCCTGCTCACCTCCGACGCCGGCAACGGCTACGACAACGTCGGCCTGCTCGAGGTCGCGACCAGGAAGCTCGAGTGGCTGACGCAAGACAAATGGGAGATCTCCTCCGCCAGCTTCTCGCCCGACGGCAAGCTCGCCACCTGGACCGCGAACATCGACGGCAACCAGGAGATCTTCACCTACGACCTGGCGACGAAGAAGGCTTCCGCTTTACCGCTCCCGAAGGGTGTGAACTCGCTCGGTGGCGCGGAGTCGCCGTTCACCCGCGACGGCTCGCACCTCCTCTACCGGCACAACGGCGCGGCCGCCCCCGTCGACCTCTGGATCTCCGACGTGGCCAGCGGCCGCTCCACGCAGCTCACCAACAGCTTCGTCGCCGGCATCCGCGGCGACGACATGGTCGAACCCTACCTCGTGCATTACCCATCGAAAGACGGCAAGTGGCAGCTCTCCGCCTTCGTCTACGTGCCTTACAACCTGAAGGCCGGCGACAAGACCGCCGCCATCGTCTACGTCCACGGCGGCCCGACCGCGCAGACCATGAACTCCTTCAACCGCAGCATCCAGTACCTGGTGAACCAGGGCTATCTCGTCATCGCGCCCAACTACCGCGGCTCCACCGGCTACGGCAAAGAGTTCCAGGACGCCAACCGCTTCGACATGGGCGGCGGCGACCTCGCGGACAACGTCGCCGCCGCCGAATGGGTTCTTCAGACTGGCCTCGTCGACCCGAAGAAGATCGTCATCATGGGC
- the nth gene encoding endonuclease III, with translation MLARKKKKQAKKRGKFTPPDPKRVADILQRLDQTYPGVTCALTHRNAWELLVATILSAQCTDVRVNMVTPVIFKKYPTPQHFAALKPEELEPDIRSTGFFRNKSKSIVGAAKKIVEDFGGKVPETMEELLTVPGAARKTANVVLGTWFKKAVGVVVDTHVHRISRRLELSDKDDPKNIEQDLMQVIPQSRWIDFSHQVIHHGRALCIARKPKCAECPLENICHAADKTWSTVDTHPWAKP, from the coding sequence ATGCTCGCCCGGAAGAAGAAAAAACAGGCCAAGAAGCGCGGGAAGTTCACCCCGCCCGATCCGAAGCGCGTCGCCGACATCCTGCAGCGGCTCGACCAGACGTATCCCGGCGTGACCTGTGCCCTTACCCACCGCAACGCCTGGGAACTGCTGGTCGCCACCATCCTCTCCGCGCAATGCACCGATGTCCGCGTCAACATGGTCACCCCTGTCATCTTTAAGAAGTACCCGACGCCGCAGCACTTCGCCGCACTCAAGCCCGAGGAGCTCGAGCCTGACATCCGGTCCACCGGGTTCTTCCGCAACAAGTCCAAGTCCATCGTCGGCGCGGCGAAGAAGATCGTCGAAGACTTCGGCGGCAAGGTCCCCGAAACGATGGAAGAGCTGCTCACCGTCCCCGGCGCCGCGCGCAAGACCGCCAACGTCGTTCTTGGCACTTGGTTTAAGAAGGCCGTTGGCGTCGTCGTGGACACCCACGTCCACCGCATCTCGCGCCGACTGGAGCTTTCGGACAAGGACGACCCCAAGAACATCGAGCAGGACCTGATGCAGGTCATCCCGCAGTCCAGGTGGATCGACTTCTCCCACCAGGTCATCCATCACGGCCGCGCGCTCTGCATCGCGCGCAAGCCCAAGTGCGCCGAGTGCCCGCTCGAGAACATCTGCCACGCCGCCGACAAGACCTGGTCGACTGTCGACACTCACCCCTGGGCCAAGCCCTAG
- a CDS encoding CBS domain-containing protein, with protein sequence MYVRDYMTSSVTTLTDDSRLIDAALLIRRTGKRHVPIVDGEGKVVGIISDRDVARMAPSILGQMSPEEYNSIFEATPITVAMTKNPLTIGPDEPIQNAVAMLYSKKIGALIVVKGGKLEGILTVNDMLGLLNELLADKGNAAGAALD encoded by the coding sequence ATGTACGTGCGAGATTACATGACGAGTAGTGTCACGACTCTGACCGACGACTCGCGTCTGATCGACGCGGCGCTGCTGATCCGACGGACCGGCAAGCGGCACGTGCCGATCGTGGATGGCGAAGGGAAGGTCGTCGGAATCATCAGCGATCGCGACGTCGCTCGCATGGCGCCCTCCATCCTGGGCCAGATGTCGCCCGAGGAATACAACAGCATCTTCGAGGCGACGCCCATCACCGTGGCCATGACGAAGAACCCGCTGACCATCGGTCCGGACGAGCCCATCCAGAATGCGGTCGCGATGCTCTACAGCAAGAAGATCGGGGCGCTGATCGTGGTGAAGGGCGGGAAGCTCGAAGGGATCCTGACGGTCAACGACATGCTAGGACTGCTGAACGAGCTGCTGGCGGACAAAGGAAATGCCGCCGGCGCAGCTCTCGACTAG
- a CDS encoding zf-HC2 domain-containing protein, which translates to MTCAEFLKELTDYLDDALDARTRAELEDHLVWCHDCFVVCDTTKKTIQIYREEKIYELPDELRTRLHSAIANKCRATKPGSGSSDEKRK; encoded by the coding sequence GTGACGTGCGCTGAGTTCCTGAAAGAATTGACCGATTACCTGGACGACGCGCTGGACGCGCGCACTCGCGCTGAGTTGGAAGACCACCTGGTCTGGTGCCACGACTGCTTCGTGGTTTGCGATACCACCAAGAAGACCATCCAGATCTACCGCGAAGAGAAGATCTACGAGCTCCCCGACGAACTGCGAACACGCCTCCACTCCGCCATCGCCAACAAGTGCCGCGCTACCAAGCCCGGTTCCGGCAGTTCGGACGAAAAGCGCAAGTAA
- a CDS encoding M48 family metallopeptidase, with protein sequence MKFRANMLAVILLLSTFGLTTAVAQEPSNAPASEPTAAQPQQPAADQPAQLDTKPAEQPAEKADTKKKSGGKDDIDAIGNRGVGKRGLGNWYSLEREIAMGKQYAQMVESSAKLVQDPVVNEYVNRVGQNLVRNSDAKVPFTIKVIDSDEVNAFALPGGFFYVNSGLILAADEEAELAGVMAHEIAHVAARHATRQMTRSQWANFASIPLIFVGGGIGYAARMAASFALPMTFMRFSRGFESEADYLGLEYMYKTGYDPQAYVSFFEKIQAKEKKRPGALAKAFMSHPPTPDRIDNTQKEIAQVLPARDQYLVSTSEFDEVKARLAAVENRRKVVEEKESRPTLRKTTASGPKGDAKDDDERPTLKKRD encoded by the coding sequence ATGAAGTTTCGAGCCAACATGCTGGCAGTGATCCTGCTGCTTTCGACCTTCGGCCTGACCACGGCGGTGGCGCAGGAGCCGTCGAATGCTCCGGCGTCGGAGCCGACGGCGGCGCAGCCGCAGCAGCCGGCGGCAGACCAGCCGGCGCAGTTGGACACCAAGCCTGCGGAGCAGCCAGCCGAGAAGGCCGACACCAAGAAGAAAAGCGGGGGCAAGGACGACATCGACGCCATCGGGAACCGCGGCGTCGGCAAGCGCGGCCTGGGGAACTGGTATTCGCTGGAGCGCGAGATCGCGATGGGCAAGCAATACGCCCAGATGGTCGAGAGCAGCGCGAAGCTGGTGCAGGACCCAGTCGTCAACGAGTACGTGAACCGCGTCGGGCAGAATCTGGTGCGGAACTCGGACGCGAAGGTGCCGTTCACGATCAAGGTGATCGATTCGGATGAGGTCAACGCTTTCGCGCTGCCGGGCGGATTCTTCTACGTCAACTCGGGGCTGATCCTGGCGGCGGACGAAGAAGCGGAACTGGCGGGCGTGATGGCACACGAGATCGCGCACGTGGCTGCGCGGCACGCGACGCGGCAGATGACGCGGTCGCAGTGGGCGAACTTCGCCTCGATCCCGCTCATCTTCGTGGGTGGCGGGATCGGGTACGCGGCGCGCATGGCCGCGAGCTTCGCTCTGCCGATGACGTTCATGAGGTTCTCCCGCGGCTTCGAGTCGGAGGCGGACTATCTCGGCCTGGAGTACATGTACAAGACGGGGTACGACCCGCAGGCCTACGTAAGCTTCTTCGAGAAGATCCAGGCGAAAGAGAAGAAGCGGCCGGGAGCTTTAGCCAAGGCATTCATGTCGCATCCGCCGACGCCGGACCGCATCGACAACACGCAGAAGGAGATCGCGCAAGTGCTCCCGGCGCGCGATCAGTACCTGGTCAGCACCTCGGAGTTCGATGAGGTGAAGGCGCGCCTGGCGGCGGTCGAGAACCGGCGCAAGGTCGTCGAGGAAAAGGAAAGCCGCCCGACCCTGCGCAAGACCACGGCGTCAGGACCGAAGGGCGACGCCAAGGACGACGACGAGCGTCCGACTCTGAAGAAGAGGGACTAG
- a CDS encoding SDR family oxidoreductase, whose translation MEKVALITGCSSGFGKLTAVALARAGFRVVATMRNLEKRTALDAAAKEAGVQLDLRRLDITEYDSLAGFVEQLIADYGRLDVLVNNAGFSVSGFAEDMTLEEIRHNFDTNFFGHVAMTKAVLPQMRSQRSGHVIMVSSMAGLVGQPLISTYCATKHALEGWSESVRIETQSLGIRVVLVEPGAFETDIWEKNVVMAKRATMPESPNFERSLRFRDFVQKNVSKADARQVADLIVRIAQDPDPKLRYLIGRDARAAYWMKKLLPWKRWEKMVAKHTRIDV comes from the coding sequence ATGGAGAAGGTTGCACTCATCACCGGATGTTCCAGCGGCTTCGGCAAGCTGACCGCGGTCGCGCTCGCGCGCGCCGGTTTCCGCGTGGTCGCGACCATGCGCAACCTGGAAAAGCGTACTGCGCTCGACGCCGCCGCGAAGGAAGCAGGCGTCCAGTTAGACCTCCGCCGGCTCGACATCACCGAATACGACTCGCTCGCCGGCTTCGTCGAGCAGCTCATCGCCGACTACGGCCGCCTCGATGTGCTCGTCAACAACGCCGGCTTCTCGGTCTCCGGCTTCGCCGAGGACATGACGCTCGAAGAGATTCGCCACAACTTCGACACCAATTTCTTCGGCCACGTCGCCATGACCAAGGCCGTCCTGCCTCAAATGCGCAGCCAGCGCTCCGGTCACGTCATCATGGTCTCGTCCATGGCCGGCCTCGTCGGCCAGCCACTCATCTCCACTTACTGCGCCACCAAGCACGCGCTCGAAGGCTGGAGCGAGTCCGTCCGCATCGAGACGCAGTCGCTCGGCATCCGCGTCGTCCTGGTCGAGCCGGGCGCCTTCGAGACCGACATCTGGGAGAAGAACGTCGTGATGGCGAAGCGCGCCACCATGCCGGAGTCACCGAATTTCGAGCGCAGCCTGCGCTTCCGCGACTTCGTCCAGAAGAACGTCTCCAAGGCCGACGCGCGCCAGGTCGCCGACCTCATCGTCCGCATCGCGCAGGACCCGGACCCGAAGCTGCGTTATCTCATCGGTCGCGACGCCCGCGCCGCCTACTGGATGAAGAAGCTCCTGCCCTGGAAGCGTTGGGAGAAGATGGTCGCGAAGCACACGCGCATCGACGTGTGA